The Agrobacterium vitis genome has a segment encoding these proteins:
- a CDS encoding polyhydroxyalkanoate depolymerase, whose translation MFYQLYEMNHAAMAPLRATADAMRLAFRNPLNPLTHTVIGRTMAAGFEVIERSTRHYGKPEFGLPTTVIDGSPVKITEEVTWSKPFCNLIHFSRSLSQPRSDDPKILIVAPMSGHYATLLRGTVEALLPSADVYITDWIDARMVPMTDGTFDFDDYVDYVIDILHHLGPNTNLVAVCQPSVPVLAAVARMEAENDEFVPSSMTLMGGPIDTRINPTAVNELAKNKPIEWFEENVIMNVPWPQPGFLRPVYPGFLQLSGFMSMNLDRHMIAQKDFYVHLVKNNGDSAEKHREFYDEYLAVMDLTAEFYLQTVETVFMRHDLPKGQLMHRGKPVDCGAIRNVALLTVEGENDDISGVGQTKAAQTLCTNLADDKRMHYMQPDVGHYGVFTGSRFRREIAPRIVAFAKQHSNQPTSAVKRATMVKRVIKGGKSA comes from the coding sequence ATGTTTTATCAACTGTATGAAATGAATCACGCAGCTATGGCTCCTTTGAGAGCCACGGCAGATGCGATGCGTCTGGCTTTTCGTAATCCGCTAAACCCGCTGACCCATACCGTTATCGGTCGGACAATGGCCGCTGGCTTCGAGGTGATCGAACGCAGCACGCGACACTACGGAAAGCCAGAGTTTGGTCTGCCGACGACCGTTATTGATGGATCACCCGTGAAGATCACTGAGGAAGTCACGTGGTCCAAGCCGTTCTGCAATCTCATTCACTTCAGCCGAAGCCTGAGCCAGCCCCGTAGCGATGATCCAAAGATCCTCATCGTCGCACCAATGTCAGGCCATTACGCCACCTTGTTGCGCGGCACTGTCGAAGCGCTGCTGCCCAGTGCAGATGTCTATATTACCGACTGGATCGATGCCCGCATGGTACCGATGACGGACGGGACGTTCGATTTCGATGACTATGTCGACTATGTAATCGACATTCTGCATCATCTCGGCCCAAACACCAATCTCGTCGCTGTTTGCCAGCCCTCCGTTCCCGTTCTGGCCGCCGTGGCCCGGATGGAGGCGGAAAACGATGAATTCGTGCCGTCCTCGATGACATTGATGGGGGGCCCGATCGATACGCGCATCAATCCGACAGCCGTTAATGAACTGGCCAAGAACAAGCCGATCGAATGGTTTGAGGAAAATGTCATCATGAACGTTCCCTGGCCACAGCCGGGCTTCCTGCGGCCCGTCTATCCGGGCTTCCTTCAGCTTTCGGGATTCATGTCGATGAATCTCGATCGGCATATGATTGCCCAGAAAGATTTCTATGTGCATCTGGTGAAGAACAACGGCGATTCCGCCGAAAAGCACCGGGAGTTCTATGACGAATATCTGGCAGTGATGGACCTGACGGCTGAATTCTATCTGCAAACAGTGGAAACCGTGTTCATGCGGCATGACCTGCCAAAGGGCCAGTTGATGCATCGTGGCAAACCGGTTGATTGCGGCGCCATCCGCAATGTGGCTCTGTTGACGGTTGAAGGCGAGAACGACGATATTTCCGGCGTCGGCCAGACAAAGGCGGCACAAACGCTTTGCACCAATCTCGCCGATGACAAGCGCATGCATTACATGCAGCCGGATGTTGGCCATTATGGCGTCTTCACCGGCTCTCGATTCCGCCGGGAGATCGCACCGCGTATCGTCGCCTTTGCCAAGCAGCATTCCAATCAACCGACTTCGGCGGTAAAGCGGGCAACGATGGTGAAGCGTGTCATCAAGGGTGGAAAATCAGCCTGA
- a CDS encoding nitroreductase family protein — protein MTSSNHRNATHDIHPIFLDRWSPRAFTGETMSKTELLTILEAAHWAPSAFNYQPWRFVYALKGDEHFDALLGALIEFNQGWAKNASALVFVISDTLSRSPDGSAPKPSRSHSFDAGAAWGYLALQAIHSGFHAHGMTGVDFEKAANVAGVPADFHIEAAVAIGKLGDKSILPEGLQAKEVPNDRKPLESVVFEGKFKA, from the coding sequence ATGACAAGCAGCAATCATCGTAACGCCACCCATGACATTCACCCGATCTTCCTCGATCGCTGGTCGCCCCGCGCCTTTACCGGCGAGACCATGAGCAAAACCGAATTGCTGACCATTCTTGAAGCGGCTCATTGGGCGCCCTCGGCTTTTAATTACCAGCCCTGGCGCTTCGTCTATGCCTTGAAGGGCGACGAACATTTCGATGCGCTGCTGGGTGCCTTGATCGAATTCAACCAGGGCTGGGCCAAGAATGCCTCCGCTCTGGTTTTCGTCATTTCCGATACACTGAGCCGCTCGCCGGACGGCTCCGCGCCGAAGCCTTCGCGCAGCCACAGCTTCGATGCCGGTGCCGCCTGGGGTTATCTGGCTCTTCAGGCTATCCATTCCGGCTTCCATGCCCATGGCATGACCGGCGTGGATTTCGAAAAGGCCGCCAATGTGGCTGGTGTTCCCGCCGATTTCCATATCGAGGCTGCGGTTGCAATTGGTAAGCTGGGGGACAAATCGATCCTGCCGGAAGGCTTGCAGGCAAAGGAAGTCCCCAATGACCGCAAACCACTGGAATCCGTGGTTTTTGAGGGTAAATTCAAGGCCTGA
- the gyrB gene encoding DNA topoisomerase (ATP-hydrolyzing) subunit B, translated as MTETTDEANAASTAYGADSIKVLKGLDAVRKRPGMYIGDTDDGSGLHHMVYEVVDNAIDEALAGHADIVTVTLNPDGSVTVTDNGRGIPTDIHTGEGISAAEVIMTQLHAGGKFDQNSYKVSGGLHGVGVSVVNALSVKLSMKIRRHGKVHEMSFTHGVADAPLAVTGDYQGRSGTEITFLPSTETFTQVEFDYGTLEHRLRELAFLNSGVRILLTDKRKSDIRQEEMLYDGGLEAFVRYLDRSKKPLVSNPVAIRGEKDGITVEVAMWWNDSYHENVLCFTNNIPQRDGGTHMAGFRGALTRQITSYADSSGITKKEKVTLQGEDCREGLSAVLSVKVPDPKFSSQTKDKLVSSEVRPVVESLVNEALSTWFEEHPTEAKILVGKVVEAAVAREAARKARELTRRKGALDIASLPGKLADCSERDPAKSELFLVEGDSAGGSAKQGRSRERQAILPLRGKILNVERARFDKMLSSQEIGTLITALGTSIGKDEFNADKLRYHKIIIMTDADVDGAHIRTLLLTFFFRQMPELIERGHLYIAQPPLYKVTRGKSIQYLKDEKALEEYLIGMGLDDASLKLGSGEVRAGQDLREVVQDALRLRSLIDGLHSRYNRNVVEQAAVVGALNHELTANRERAEQTAAEVAKRLDLIAEETERGWEGFVTEEGGLRFERMVRGVKEVAALDVALIGSSDARHIDQLATRLNDIYGQPPVLTRKDGQQTISGPRNLLDAVFSFGRKGLSMQRYKGLGEMNAEQLWETTLDPNVRSLLQVRVNDATDADSLFSRLMGDEVEPRRDFIQENALNVANLDI; from the coding sequence ATGACTGAAACAACCGATGAAGCAAATGCCGCCAGCACCGCCTATGGTGCTGACTCCATCAAAGTGCTGAAGGGCCTCGATGCTGTCCGCAAACGTCCCGGCATGTATATCGGTGATACGGATGATGGGTCCGGCCTGCATCATATGGTCTACGAAGTCGTTGATAACGCCATTGACGAGGCGCTCGCCGGTCACGCCGACATCGTCACGGTCACGCTGAACCCGGACGGATCAGTGACCGTGACCGACAACGGACGCGGTATTCCCACCGACATCCATACCGGCGAAGGCATTTCGGCAGCCGAAGTCATCATGACGCAGCTTCATGCTGGCGGTAAGTTCGACCAGAATTCCTACAAGGTTTCCGGCGGTCTCCACGGCGTTGGCGTTTCGGTTGTCAATGCGCTGTCCGTCAAGCTTTCCATGAAGATCCGCCGCCATGGCAAGGTTCATGAAATGAGCTTTACCCATGGTGTTGCCGATGCGCCGCTGGCCGTGACGGGCGATTATCAAGGCCGGTCCGGAACGGAGATCACCTTTCTGCCCAGCACGGAAACCTTTACCCAGGTCGAGTTCGATTATGGAACGCTGGAGCATCGCCTGCGCGAGCTCGCCTTCCTCAATTCCGGCGTCCGCATTCTGCTGACCGACAAACGCAAGTCCGATATCCGCCAGGAAGAAATGCTCTATGATGGCGGCCTCGAAGCCTTCGTGCGCTATCTCGACCGTTCGAAAAAGCCGCTGGTCAGCAATCCTGTCGCCATTCGTGGCGAAAAGGATGGCATTACCGTCGAAGTGGCGATGTGGTGGAACGACAGCTATCATGAAAATGTGCTGTGCTTCACCAACAACATTCCTCAGCGCGATGGCGGCACGCATATGGCCGGGTTCCGCGGTGCGCTGACCCGCCAGATCACCTCCTATGCTGACAGTTCCGGCATTACCAAGAAGGAAAAGGTCACCCTTCAGGGCGAAGACTGCCGTGAAGGTCTGTCGGCTGTTCTGTCTGTCAAAGTACCTGATCCGAAATTCTCGTCGCAGACCAAGGACAAGCTGGTTTCGTCGGAAGTGCGGCCCGTGGTCGAAAGCCTGGTCAACGAAGCGCTCAGCACTTGGTTCGAGGAACATCCGACCGAGGCGAAGATCCTGGTTGGCAAGGTGGTGGAGGCTGCCGTTGCCCGCGAAGCCGCCCGCAAGGCGCGCGAACTGACCCGCCGCAAGGGCGCATTGGATATTGCCTCGCTGCCCGGCAAGCTTGCCGACTGCTCCGAGCGTGATCCGGCCAAATCCGAACTCTTCCTCGTCGAGGGTGACTCGGCTGGTGGTTCTGCCAAGCAAGGCCGCTCGCGTGAGCGCCAGGCGATCCTGCCACTGCGCGGTAAGATCCTTAATGTGGAACGCGCTCGCTTCGACAAGATGCTGTCCAGTCAGGAAATCGGCACACTGATTACCGCGCTTGGCACATCCATCGGCAAAGACGAGTTCAATGCTGACAAGCTGCGCTATCACAAGATCATCATCATGACCGATGCTGACGTCGACGGCGCGCATATTCGCACATTGCTTCTGACATTCTTCTTCCGCCAGATGCCGGAACTGATCGAGCGCGGCCATCTCTATATCGCCCAGCCGCCGCTCTATAAGGTTACACGCGGCAAATCCATTCAGTATCTGAAGGATGAAAAGGCGCTGGAAGAATATCTGATCGGCATGGGCCTGGACGATGCATCGCTGAAGCTCGGCAGCGGCGAAGTGCGCGCCGGACAGGATCTGCGTGAAGTGGTGCAGGACGCGCTACGGCTGCGCAGCCTGATTGATGGCTTGCATTCCCGCTACAATCGCAATGTCGTGGAACAGGCCGCCGTCGTCGGTGCATTGAATCACGAACTGACCGCCAACCGCGAACGGGCCGAGCAGACGGCGGCGGAAGTCGCCAAGCGTCTCGACCTGATCGCCGAGGAAACCGAACGGGGCTGGGAAGGCTTCGTGACGGAAGAGGGCGGCCTGCGCTTCGAGCGCATGGTGCGTGGTGTCAAGGAAGTGGCGGCGCTGGATGTGGCGCTGATCGGTTCGTCCGACGCCCGCCACATTGACCAGCTCGCCACCCGCTTGAACGATATCTATGGCCAACCACCGGTCCTGACCCGCAAGGATGGCCAGCAGACCATTTCCGGTCCGCGCAACCTGCTGGATGCCGTGTTCTCTTTCGGTCGCAAGGGCCTATCCATGCAGCGCTATAAGGGTCTTGGCGAGATGAATGCCGAGCAGCTGTGGGAAACCACGCTCGATCCGAATGTACGGTCGCTGTTGCAGGTCCGGGTCAATGACGCCACCGATGCCGATAGCCTGTTCTCCCGCCTTATGGGCGATGAGGTGGAACCGCGCCGCGATTTCATCCAGGAAAACGCCCTGAATGTCGCCAATCTGGACATTTGA
- a CDS encoding helix-turn-helix domain-containing protein encodes MTPFGDAVRGLRERKGVSQKDMAKAIGVTPAYLSALEHGRRGKPSFDLLQRIAGYFNIIWDEADDLFAVAGLSHPRVTLDTAGLPAAHTAFANRLAGMIRTLSPDVIEDLNALLSRCERDRQNPGNPVEAC; translated from the coding sequence ATGACCCCCTTCGGCGATGCGGTGCGTGGGCTTCGTGAGCGCAAGGGTGTGAGCCAGAAGGACATGGCCAAGGCGATTGGCGTGACACCGGCCTATCTTTCGGCGCTCGAACATGGACGGCGCGGCAAGCCGAGCTTCGACCTCTTGCAGCGCATCGCCGGCTATTTCAACATCATCTGGGATGAGGCCGATGACCTGTTTGCCGTCGCGGGCCTTTCCCATCCCAGGGTGACGCTGGATACCGCTGGCCTACCTGCTGCCCACACCGCTTTTGCCAACCGGCTTGCAGGGATGATTCGCACCTTGTCTCCCGATGTGATAGAAGATCTCAACGCACTCCTGAGCAGATGCGAGCGGGACCGTCAAAACCCTGGAAATCCCGTGGAAGCCTGCTGA
- a CDS encoding Smr/MutS family protein produces MAGRDRISTEDRILWGKVARTTRPMAGRLEELTAFEDALTDLEASKVLEPGLAAMRASLESSAAKPEPKKPSGLHHPLERPVKRKLSRGKLKLEARIDLHGLFQSEAHAILLEFLVRAHERGLRHVLIITGKGSSMGSEGALKRAVPLWFSKPEFRYLISSHEPAAPHHGGEGALYVRLARQGGERFGGDGQ; encoded by the coding sequence ATGGCGGGCAGGGACAGGATCAGCACGGAAGATCGGATTTTGTGGGGCAAGGTGGCGCGCACCACCCGCCCCATGGCCGGTCGCCTGGAAGAGCTGACCGCCTTTGAAGACGCCTTGACGGATTTGGAAGCGTCCAAAGTGCTGGAACCCGGCCTTGCCGCCATGCGTGCCTCGCTGGAAAGTTCCGCCGCAAAGCCTGAGCCGAAGAAGCCCTCCGGCCTCCACCATCCGCTGGAGCGTCCCGTCAAGCGCAAGCTGTCGCGCGGCAAGCTCAAGCTGGAAGCTCGCATCGACCTGCACGGATTGTTCCAGAGTGAGGCCCATGCGATCCTGTTGGAATTTCTAGTGCGCGCCCATGAGCGTGGACTTCGCCACGTTTTGATCATCACTGGCAAGGGCAGTTCGATGGGCAGCGAAGGCGCCTTGAAACGGGCGGTGCCGCTATGGTTTTCCAAGCCGGAGTTCCGTTACCTGATTTCTTCCCATGAGCCAGCGGCTCCTCATCACGGCGGGGAGGGCGCGCTTTATGTCCGCTTGGCGCGCCAGGGCGGAGAGCGATTTGGCGGGGATGGACAATGA
- the mltA gene encoding murein transglycosylase A, producing MSGEATKFRLEPVGFDQLPGWAADDPSALLPAMADCLDYLTTVKPYRTGQLGLTAQDLMPLLEKAAALPRADGDALQHLLEVECQVFRIARTDGKPGFVTAFYEPDIEVSDHPDDLYRFPFYRRPEDLIDLDDQNRPENIDPSYVFGRKSESGIAYYPDRQAIDQGFLEGRGLEIAWAKSKVDVFFVHVQGAARLRYADGRVGRITYAAKAGHPFSGIGGLLLKRGEIPPEAMSMQAIRAWLASHPDQVDEVLWHNRSYIFFREAEVGDLSRGPIAAAKVPLVAGRSLAVDRTIHTFGFPFFIHSQTLTSQDPTGVNSGKPFARLMLALDTGSAIVGPARGDIFTGSGDEAGNLAGAVRNDADFYILIPKQAAKSVESRFG from the coding sequence ATGAGTGGTGAAGCGACGAAATTTCGGCTGGAGCCTGTTGGTTTCGATCAACTCCCCGGTTGGGCTGCGGATGATCCCTCGGCGCTTTTGCCGGCCATGGCCGATTGCCTGGATTATCTGACCACGGTCAAGCCTTACCGGACCGGCCAGTTGGGTTTGACCGCACAGGACCTGATGCCGCTGCTTGAAAAGGCAGCGGCATTACCACGAGCAGATGGCGACGCATTGCAGCACCTGCTGGAAGTCGAATGCCAGGTTTTTCGTATAGCACGCACGGATGGAAAGCCGGGTTTCGTTACGGCTTTTTACGAGCCCGACATCGAGGTTTCCGATCATCCCGATGATCTCTACCGCTTTCCGTTTTACCGCCGACCTGAGGATTTGATCGATCTTGACGATCAAAACCGGCCTGAAAACATCGATCCGTCCTATGTTTTTGGACGCAAGAGCGAGTCCGGCATAGCTTATTATCCGGATCGTCAGGCCATCGACCAGGGCTTTCTGGAGGGGCGCGGGCTGGAAATTGCCTGGGCGAAATCGAAAGTCGATGTATTTTTCGTCCATGTCCAGGGTGCCGCACGGCTGCGTTATGCCGATGGGCGAGTTGGGCGGATTACCTATGCAGCCAAGGCAGGCCATCCTTTTTCCGGCATCGGCGGGCTGTTGCTGAAGCGGGGTGAAATTCCTCCCGAGGCAATGTCGATGCAGGCGATCCGCGCCTGGCTCGCGTCTCATCCCGATCAGGTCGATGAGGTCTTATGGCACAATCGGTCCTATATCTTTTTCCGTGAAGCTGAAGTTGGTGACCTGTCACGCGGTCCGATTGCGGCGGCGAAAGTGCCGCTGGTGGCGGGTCGATCCCTGGCGGTGGACCGGACGATCCACACATTCGGCTTTCCGTTTTTCATTCATTCCCAAACTCTGACATCCCAAGATCCAACGGGAGTGAATAGCGGCAAGCCTTTTGCACGCCTGATGCTGGCGCTGGATACGGGGTCGGCGATTGTCGGTCCAGCGCGCGGTGACATTTTTACCGGCTCTGGCGATGAAGCAGGAAATCTCGCTGGGGCAGTGCGCAACGACGCGGATTTCTATATCCTGATCCCGAAACAGGCCGCTAAAAGCGTCGAGTCGAGGTTTGGTTGA
- a CDS encoding Tim44/TimA family putative adaptor protein: MGSNDFVTLFFLVAAVLIFWQLRSVLGRRTGNEKPPKDPFAGRPDAASPAAEDARVVTLPRRDEADGEERQTAIDAYAPAGTPLNQQLRQVVEVDPSFVPKEFLNGARMAYEMIVTAFAAGDRKSLKDLLSREVYDGFDAAITEREQRGEVMKSTFVGIDKAEITGAEVRGQEVQITVRLVSQLISATYDSHGAVIEGDAESVGDVNDIWTFARDTRSRDPNWKLIATESDQ, encoded by the coding sequence ATGGGTTCTAATGATTTTGTGACTCTCTTCTTTCTGGTGGCTGCGGTCCTGATTTTCTGGCAGCTGCGTAGCGTATTGGGACGTCGCACTGGCAATGAAAAGCCACCGAAAGATCCTTTCGCCGGACGCCCGGACGCTGCATCTCCAGCAGCGGAAGATGCGCGGGTCGTGACTTTACCCAGACGCGATGAGGCCGATGGCGAGGAACGTCAGACGGCAATCGACGCCTATGCCCCGGCTGGCACCCCGCTGAACCAGCAATTGCGCCAGGTCGTAGAGGTTGATCCGAGTTTCGTGCCGAAGGAATTCCTCAACGGTGCGCGCATGGCCTACGAAATGATTGTCACGGCCTTTGCAGCGGGCGACAGGAAAAGTTTAAAGGATCTGCTGTCGCGTGAGGTCTATGACGGTTTCGATGCGGCAATCACCGAACGCGAACAGCGCGGCGAAGTGATGAAGTCCACCTTTGTCGGTATCGACAAGGCGGAAATCACCGGTGCCGAAGTGCGCGGCCAGGAAGTCCAGATCACCGTGCGGCTGGTCAGCCAATTGATTTCCGCCACCTATGACAGTCACGGCGCGGTGATCGAGGGCGACGCGGAATCAGTTGGCGATGTCAACGACATCTGGACCTTTGCCCGCGACACGCGCTCACGCGATCCGAACTGGAAGCTGATCGCCACCGAATCCGACCAATGA
- a CDS encoding FxsA family protein, with product MRLTALFLLLLPLMEIAGFVLVGQWLGVLPTLALVIGSSLIGLLVLRSQGISLAQRLRRPRSGDPERAAKGVLSGTAQMFGGLLLILPGFITDILGLLLLVPMVRSALWKIISPRLVFVQRGGRGPGWQKGPGGPSSSGPGPSKAEDIIDLDENDYQRHNSNGSSSWTRLPGDEGRG from the coding sequence ATGCGACTGACCGCCCTTTTCCTGTTGCTACTGCCTTTGATGGAGATCGCCGGCTTTGTCCTGGTCGGGCAATGGCTGGGTGTTCTGCCCACGCTGGCGCTGGTGATCGGCTCCAGTCTCATCGGCCTGCTGGTGCTCCGCAGCCAGGGGATCAGCCTCGCCCAGCGCCTGCGCCGTCCACGTTCGGGCGATCCAGAACGAGCCGCCAAAGGCGTCCTGAGTGGCACGGCACAGATGTTCGGCGGACTATTGCTGATATTGCCAGGCTTCATCACGGATATTCTTGGCCTCCTGCTCCTGGTGCCTATGGTGCGCTCTGCACTTTGGAAGATCATCAGCCCAAGACTTGTCTTCGTGCAGCGCGGCGGGCGAGGACCTGGCTGGCAAAAAGGGCCAGGCGGCCCGTCATCATCAGGACCAGGCCCGTCCAAAGCTGAAGATATCATCGATCTCGATGAGAACGATTATCAAAGGCACAATTCCAACGGGTCCTCCTCTTGGACCCGGCTGCCTGGAGATGAAGGCAGGGGATGA
- the secB gene encoding protein-export chaperone SecB, which translates to MANENSNGAESPSLNILAQYIKDLSFENPGAPRSLQARDKAPSININVNVNANPLSDNDFDVVLSLTAEARDDDKVVFAAELVYGGVFRITGFPQEHMLPVLFIECPRLLFPFARQIIADATRNGGFPPLMIDPIDFAQMFAQRFAEEQGRVN; encoded by the coding sequence ATGGCCAATGAAAACAGCAATGGGGCGGAGAGCCCGTCCCTGAATATCCTTGCACAATATATCAAGGATCTGTCCTTCGAAAATCCGGGTGCGCCGCGCTCGCTGCAGGCCCGGGACAAGGCCCCTTCGATCAATATCAATGTCAATGTCAACGCCAACCCGCTGTCGGACAATGATTTCGACGTGGTCCTGTCGCTGACCGCCGAAGCGCGCGACGACGACAAAGTGGTTTTTGCAGCCGAACTGGTTTATGGCGGCGTCTTCCGCATCACCGGTTTCCCGCAGGAACATATGCTGCCGGTGCTGTTCATCGAATGCCCGCGCCTGCTCTTCCCGTTTGCACGCCAGATCATCGCCGATGCCACGCGCAATGGCGGTTTCCCGCCGCTGATGATCGATCCGATCGATTTTGCGCAAATGTTTGCCCAACGCTTTGCCGAGGAGCAGGGCCGGGTCAACTGA
- the dnaQ gene encoding DNA polymerase III subunit epsilon — MREIVFDTETTGLESKLDRVIEIGGIELFNHFPTGRSFHVYINPADRAIHPDALAVHGITPEFLKDKPVFADIVEDLVAFFDGAKWVAHNATFDMGFINAEFERLGRPPVGPEHVIDTLSLARRKHPMGPNSLDALCRRYGIDNSHRTKHGALLDSELLAEVYIEMLGGRQATFGLEQSGNSDKRSRNQDSNVTVEIAARPKTLAPRLTEAEQERHAALVKRLGQKAIWAHYNQGE; from the coding sequence ATGCGGGAAATCGTTTTCGATACGGAAACCACCGGACTGGAAAGCAAGCTGGACCGGGTGATTGAAATCGGTGGCATCGAATTGTTCAATCATTTCCCGACAGGCCGCAGTTTTCATGTCTATATCAATCCTGCCGACCGGGCCATTCACCCGGATGCCTTGGCAGTTCACGGCATTACACCTGAGTTTTTGAAGGACAAGCCGGTCTTCGCCGATATCGTCGAGGATCTGGTCGCTTTTTTCGATGGCGCAAAATGGGTGGCGCATAATGCCACATTCGACATGGGATTTATCAATGCCGAGTTCGAGCGGTTGGGTCGCCCGCCGGTCGGGCCGGAGCATGTCATCGATACCCTGTCTCTGGCGCGGCGCAAACACCCGATGGGTCCAAACTCGCTCGATGCACTTTGCCGACGCTATGGTATCGACAATTCTCATCGCACCAAGCATGGCGCCTTGCTCGATTCCGAACTTCTGGCTGAAGTCTATATCGAAATGCTGGGCGGCCGCCAGGCGACCTTCGGTCTTGAGCAGTCGGGAAACAGCGACAAACGATCCCGCAACCAGGATAGCAATGTGACGGTGGAAATTGCCGCCCGTCCGAAAACACTGGCGCCGCGTCTAACCGAGGCCGAACAGGAGCGCCATGCAGCCCTGGTCAAGCGGCTCGGCCAGAAAGCGATCTGGGCGCATTACAATCAAGGCGAATAA
- the coaE gene encoding dephospho-CoA kinase (Dephospho-CoA kinase (CoaE) performs the final step in coenzyme A biosynthesis.): MIRIGLTGSIGMGKTTTADFFRQEGVPVYDADAAVHDLYRGDAVAPIGAVFPEAVVSGVVDREILSRTLAQNPGKLKQLEAIVHPLVRDKQQDFLEDQELAGADLVVFDIPLLFETGGEKRLDKVVVVSCDADTQRRRVLARPGWSEEKLALVLSRQMPDAEKRARADFVIDTGQGLQAAQTQVKAIVSMLRGQT, encoded by the coding sequence ATGATCCGCATCGGTCTGACCGGCTCGATTGGCATGGGCAAGACAACGACGGCAGATTTTTTTCGCCAGGAAGGTGTGCCGGTTTATGATGCGGATGCGGCGGTGCATGACTTGTACCGGGGTGATGCGGTCGCTCCGATTGGCGCGGTGTTTCCCGAAGCGGTTGTTTCTGGCGTTGTGGATCGGGAAATTCTCAGTCGGACTCTGGCTCAGAATCCGGGTAAACTTAAGCAACTTGAGGCAATTGTTCACCCGCTGGTGCGTGACAAGCAACAGGACTTTCTGGAAGATCAGGAATTGGCGGGCGCCGATCTGGTTGTTTTCGATATTCCGCTGCTGTTTGAAACCGGCGGAGAAAAACGGCTTGATAAGGTTGTTGTCGTCAGTTGCGATGCCGATACTCAAAGGCGTAGGGTTCTGGCGCGACCAGGCTGGAGCGAAGAAAAACTTGCGCTGGTTTTGTCACGGCAGATGCCGGATGCTGAAAAGCGCGCTCGCGCAGATTTCGTGATTGACACCGGACAAGGCCTCCAAGCCGCACAGACACAGGTGAAGGCCATCGTTTCTATGCTGCGCGGTCAAACCTGA
- a CDS encoding shikimate dehydrogenase translates to MHDSRETFLTGAFVAGYPIKHSRSPIIHSYWLQQHGLIGGYDKLEIDPADIVDFFARMKSGKTRYRGGNITIPHKEAAFQIADVPDMVARQLGAANTLWLENGLIHATNTDVYGFLANLDQGHAGWDKARKAVVLGAGGASRAIIQALLDRGLQHVHVVNRTLARAQDLADHFGAAVHAHGREQLQEVLQGAELLVNTTSLGMNGEDVPQIDWDRISPGALVTDIVYTPLETGLLRQARAAGFATVDGLGMLLHQAVPGFEKWFGVRPQVTDDLRQLLIADLEKQR, encoded by the coding sequence ATGCATGATTCACGTGAAACATTTCTGACGGGCGCCTTTGTTGCCGGCTATCCAATCAAGCATTCACGGTCGCCGATCATTCACAGCTATTGGCTTCAACAGCACGGTCTCATCGGTGGCTATGATAAACTGGAGATCGATCCGGCAGATATCGTGGATTTCTTCGCCCGAATGAAGTCGGGCAAGACCCGCTATCGGGGTGGTAACATTACCATTCCGCATAAAGAAGCGGCTTTTCAGATAGCGGATGTCCCCGACATGGTGGCCAGGCAACTCGGGGCTGCCAATACGCTTTGGCTTGAAAACGGTCTTATCCATGCCACCAATACCGATGTTTACGGTTTTCTGGCCAATCTGGACCAGGGACATGCCGGCTGGGACAAGGCGCGTAAGGCTGTTGTGCTGGGGGCGGGTGGTGCCAGTCGAGCGATCATCCAGGCACTACTGGATCGGGGATTGCAGCATGTTCATGTTGTCAATCGGACCCTGGCGCGAGCACAGGACCTGGCGGATCATTTTGGTGCGGCCGTCCATGCACATGGAAGAGAGCAACTGCAGGAGGTTTTGCAGGGCGCTGAACTTTTGGTCAACACCACATCTCTCGGCATGAACGGGGAAGATGTTCCACAGATCGACTGGGACAGGATTTCTCCCGGCGCTTTGGTAACGGATATCGTCTACACGCCGCTTGAAACCGGTCTGTTGCGGCAGGCGAGGGCAGCGGGCTTTGCCACTGTGGATGGTCTTGGCATGCTTTTGCATCAGGCTGTACCTGGATTTGAAAAATGGTTCGGCGTCCGGCCACAGGTGACGGATGATTTGCGGCAGTTGTTGATTGCCGATCTGGAGAAGCAGCGATGA